One stretch of Miscanthus floridulus cultivar M001 chromosome 18, ASM1932011v1, whole genome shotgun sequence DNA includes these proteins:
- the LOC136520305 gene encoding uncharacterized protein isoform X2, with amino-acid sequence MDPHQPFGNPHHRRAAHPGHHQHQHHHHLAGGGGAAPARSRYDYEYDSRSIPYPPPDHHPLPRVHQQPPPPPPPPQPLPPPPPPPPHHRHDGPHYAPLPLRPTPETYSPPPYHNPPPPHQPYHQQRHGGGGDFRPADEIRRIPSHHPHHHHQQMPQYHHNQQQPQHHHQQQQPQHLHQQPQLSWEEAEEGRCYAAHQLKPQLSWEEAEEERRYAARQLRVSLSPPSARKRYRCAMHDSGDRESTSSSGPPPRRQRQQPHPGYSPPPDDSFVDRATSYSYGSHEGFVAHSDSNGNRKMPMSMLTMLPGSPRRAPQKMAPTRLSVWHRIEENPSLYTPPSPRKVPKEVHISPSKTKNSGSASKELASVISLDCKAKSSDCKGSDDSAGMKKNAAKKTEKVLSSVIVKPSPEAKEKERAVNKVTKKPDKVGNSIPGFTSAGVRSAAFPGSGVKKVKKIVIKKIVRKIGAKDKQTSSSTISEKDSVDANADASEKEEANANASEKEEGEITTSSFEKDAISAHNLVSTGDTAGVANSVEVQKEQNNDLVNLSKSNAASTIASTDTLDTASASRRKHPGKEDYKSFVNSIDDNACPAIESTKTFNTSGVEHPGKEDDRCFINSSVKNATLHCENNNSQPEEEGEILAVSGPVNVGINCARILDAEPHDCEVENMEGNKVPEVLSGNSAVYVNGAKDCTTEVSGSEDGRREEGLFFLNDPIRSPSTDEVSMTPSKDNHEKKGMILIGASEVCAASVGQPEGNPKIAEAAVTHGARKEEGNLLNNPGEKDVASFGSSGTLNTTEKSVNEITQEKEWRMPIEPNEATSFAHQNVQALSTLQINVSENIQKESQMPMDSSAFQTIECAEAHNTIEIVSSKFAQNVACKSPMDLNGTNVGTSDNSLYTPEFDVAGGTDDSSMQVDFHDAKAALSKQDLPLEVVDTDTHALQSSRDTESTILPSLDDDPMKDSSGAVILNNGVGRSTSSQVAELTHLHRPHPPPDHNPSSLHSHDSPSVSGNSEHSVPTALTLGNNIYFSSAESEGQPEENHNLVDVNQGFDVTMTEFGNIVKRKGESGNDFMNAGSQNWLTLPLTVSCLGNDATGSNERLGLEQIVDEGASVCQDHDSMPDIDQRGNIDILSGQDHSLKLCDISMPQADLLATEEGNKDVEDEIVLPGSSVNSLNVLDHNSYRTVDKPIDNLNKPILLSSQSADAPGRELASSQVSVDSDHTYHGSTEDPVGVSSTTHDSISSWIEAIVSEAKKDHQSCKSSLLPISSPDKVSAPKEDSKKALSDSVVNSVVKSPPRINIASSIVSKVPTKQVALPGSLREPPRLNQNARNRTWRRDNVPSSNSSLHVSQTSGLPPKLPVKKNSKSENSYIRKGNALIRNPGTGNHLHSSSSLDSQNKLSKPVMRRSMNFVRKVDSKDVAHSHISVERPKTPPLPLHTKSISCAVNVLEPLSQNLQQQVLETEKEDSSGQVNSGADNPSIISSHKSEALDAGKAFYVRPKLNQLVAAQGQHLGESSNISLDKIMLLQPSATFDLYFKKRRNQIILGPSTSDAPSSKDTSQAENIKSGESKVLMSASSNNNITVAKDRPHKALQTTNTVRSFSHVWTLSGQNPRKKSFVGASHMKAFPRILPWKRKIFFQNFRGSYSSLLNTSSIGIMRKLLQTRKRSTIYTVSTDGFSLRKSGVLSIGRSSLKWSRSLEKHSQKVNEEATQAVAEVERKKREKRKRQSLRNKGRNDLCCFDLRFMIPILFSDRYSASVAANQLTNSSRASSDSRVSSTCNEYVRVNKGNQLVRNPKKVIRMLASEKVRWSLHTVRRRLAKKQQYCQFFTRFGECKKSGGKCPYIHDRAKVAICTKFLKGLCSSTNCKLTHKVLPERMPDCSYFLQGLCTNTACPYRHVKVNSNAPVCEDFLKGYCADGDECRKKHSYVCPVFEATGECPQESRCKLHHPKKKNKSKRSKVDTVQNNSWGRYFDTSIGHGSGGRIVSLEEEERQKPEQVSGEDFADFIELGADIEVPEDADASDDIQPMELDSRNLEMQADNLDAIIKPLRIMRTARV; translated from the exons ATGGATCCGCACCAACCCTTCGGCAACCCGCACCACCGCCGCGCCGCGCACCCCggccaccaccagcaccagcaccaccaccacttggccggcggcggcggcgctgccccCGCGCGGTCCAGGTATGACTACGAGTACGACTCCCGCTCGATCCCGTACCCCCCTCCCGACCACCACCCCCTCCCGCGCGTCCaccaacagccgccgccgccgccgcctccgccccaGCCGCTgcccccgccgccacctcccCCGCCGCACCACCGCCACGACGGCCCCCACTACGCCCCCCTCCCGCTCCGCCCCACTCCAGAAACCTACTCCCCGCCGCCGTACCACAACCCCCCTCCTCCTCATCAGCCGTACCACCAGCagcgccacggcggcggcggcgacttcCGCCCCGCCGACGAGATCCGCCGCATCCCCAGCCACCACCCCCACCATCACCACCAGCAGATGCCGCAGTACCATCACAaccagcagcagccgcagcaccatcaccagcagcagcagccgcagcacctTCACCAGCAGCCACAACTCTCGTGGGAGGAGGCTGAGGAGGGGCGCTGCTACGCTGCCCACCAGCTGAAGCCGCAGCTCTCGTGGGAGGAGGCTGAGGAGGAGCGGCGCTACGCTGCCCGTCAGCTCCGGGTGTCGCTGTCGCCACCCAGTGCACGGAAGAGGTACCGCTGCGCCATGCATGACTCGGGTGATCGGGAGAGCACATCCAGCTCTGGCCCGCCACCCCGCCGCCAGAGGCAACAGCCGCACCCTGGCTATTCTCCCCCACCAGATGACAGTTTTGTAGATAGGGCAACTAGTTATTCTTACGGCAGCCACGAGGGCTTTGTGGCGCACAGCGACAGTAATGGAAACAGGAAGATGCCGATGTCCATGTTGACTATGTTGCCTGGCTCGCCTAGGCGAGCCCCACAGAAGATGGCTCCTACGAGATTGTCTGTGTGGCATCGTATTGAGGAGAATCCCTCACTGTATACGCCACCTTCTCCACGCAAGGTGCCAAAGGAGGTGCATATTTCGCCGAGCAAGACCAAAAACTCTGGGTCTGCTTCAAAGGAATTGGCCAGCGTAATTTCTTTGGATTGCAAGGCAAAGAGTTCTGATTGTAAGGGTAGTGATGATAGTGCAGGAATGAAGAAGAATGCAGCAAAGAAAACTGAGAAGGTGCTGTCCTCAGTTATTGTGAAGCCTTCACCAGAAGccaaggaaaaagaaagagctGTTAATAAGGTTACCAAGAAGCCTGACAAGGTTGGTAATAGTATACCAGGTTTCACGAGTGCAGGTGTGAGATCTGCAGCCTTTCCTGGGTCTGGTGTGAAGAAAGTGAAAAAGATAGTCATCAAGAAGATTGTTAGGAAGATCGGTGCCAAAGATAAACAAACTAGTAGTTCGACCATCTCAGAAAAGGACAGCGTTGATGCTAATGCGGATGCCTCTGAGAAAGAAGAAGCTAATGCAAATGCTTCTGAGAAAGAAGAAGGTGAGATCACAACATCATCTTTTGAAAAGGATGCTATCTCTGCACACAATTTGGTCAGTACTGGTGATACAGCTGGAGTTGCTAACAGTGTGGAGGTCCAGAAGGAACAAAATAATGATTTGGTGAATCTGAGTAAGAGCAATGCTGCTTCAACCATTGCATCTACGGATACTCTTGACACAGCAAGTGCTAGCCGGAGAAAGCATCCTGGAAAAGAAGATTATAAGAGCTTCGTGAATTCAATTGATGACAATGCATGTCCAGCCATTGAATCTACTAAAACATTTAATACAAGTGGTGTTGAACATCCTGGAAAAGAAGATGATAGGTGTTTCATCAATTCAAGTGTTAAAAATGCTACCCTTCATTGTGAGAACAATAATTCTCAACCAGAAGAAGAGGGTGAAATTCTGGCTGTTTCAGGTCCAGTGAATGTTGGAATTAATTGCGCAAGGATTCTTGATGCGGAACCACATGATTGTGAAGTGGAAAACATGGAAGGCAACAAAGTTCCTGAGGTCCTGAGTGGAAATAGTGCTGTTTATGTGAATGGAGCTAAGGATTGTACAACAGAAGTTAGTGGAAGTGAGGATGGCAGGAGGGAAGAAGGCCTTTTCTTTCTAAATGATCCCATTAGAAGTCCTAGTACAGATGAAGTTAGCATGACTCCGAGCAAGGATAACCATGAAAAAAAGGGTATGATTCTGATTGGTGCAAGTGAAGTGTGTGCTGCTTCTGTAGGCCAACCTGAGGGAAATCCCAAGATAGCAGAAGCCGCTGTTACTCATGGTGCACGTAAGGAAGAAGGCAATCTGCTGAACAATCCAGGAGAAAAGGATGTGGCATCTTTTGGATCTTCGGGAACCCTTAATACCACGGAAAAAAGTGTTAATGAGATTACCCAGGAGAAAGAGTGGAGAATGCCCATTGAACCAAATGAAGCTACTTCTTTTGCACACCAAAATGTGCAAGCCTTGAGTACATTACAAATTAATGTTAGTGAGAATATCCAGAAGGAGAGCCAAATGCCCATGGATTCAAGTGCTTTTCAAACAATAGAATGCGCCGAAGCTCATAACACAATAGAAATTGTTAGTAGTAAGTTTGCTCAGAATGTAGCGTGCAAGAGCCCCATGGATTTAAATGGGACGAATGTAGGAACTTCAGATAACTCCTTGTACACTCCAGAGTTTGATGTAGCAGGTGGAACCGACGATAGCAGCATGCAAGTTGATTTCCACGATGCGAAAGCTGCTTTAAGTAAGCAAGATCTTCCCCTGGAAGTAGTGGATACAGATACCCATGCTCTGCAGTCATCCAGAGATACAGAGAGCACAATTCTGCCATCATTGGATGATGATCCTATGAAGGATTCCTCCGGTGCTGTTATTCTGAATAATGGTGTAGGGAGGAGCACTTCATCTCAAGTAGCAGAACTGACACATCTTCATAGACCCCACCCGCCTCCTGACCACAACCCATCCTCCTTACATTCCCATGATTCGCCATCTGTATCTGGTAACAGTGAGCATTCTGTTCCTACAGCTTTGACCCTTGGTAATAATATCTATTTCAGTAGTGCAGAGAGTGAGGGACAGCCTGAGGAAAACCATAACCTAGTGGATGTAAACCAAGGATTTGATGTGACAATGACAGAATTTGGTAATATTGTCAAAAGAAAAGGTGAATCTGGCAATGACTTTATGAATGCAGGCAGTCAGAATTGGTTGACTTTACCACTTACTGTCAGCTGCTTGGGTAATGATGCTACTGGTAGTAATGAGAGGTTAGGTTTAGAGCAGATTGTGGATGAAGGTGCCTCTGTCTGTCAGGATCATGATAGTATGCCAGATATTGACCAGCGTGGCAATATTGATATTTTGTCTGGCCAGGATCACAGCCTCAAACTATGTGATATCAGTATGCCTCAAGCAGACCTTTTGGCAACCGAAGAGGGAAATAAGGATGTTGAGGATGAGATTGTTCTCCCAGGTTCTTCTGTTAATTCTTTAAATGTTTTAGATCACAATAGTTATCGCACAGTGGATAAACCTATAGATAACCTTAATAAACCGATTCTCTTATCTTCACAATCTGCTGATGCACCAGGTCGAGAGTTAGCTTCTTCTCAGGTATCTGTTGATTCTGATCACACCTATCATGGAAGTACCGAGGACCCTGTGGGCGTGTCAAGTACAACACATGATTCGATATCCTCCTGGATTGAAGCCATTGTATCAGAAGCTAAAAAGGATCATCAATCATGCAAATCCTCTCTACTTCCTATCAGTTCTCCAGACAAGGTATCAGCACCAAAGGAGGATAGCAAGAAGGCATTGTCAGATTCAGTAGTCAACTCTGTAGTAAAATCTCCTCCTCGAATTAATATTGCAAGCTCCATAGTATCTAAGGTACCTACTAAACAGGTGGCTTTGCCTGGTTCATTGCGAGAGCCCCCTCGCTTAAACCAGAATGCAAGGAACAGGACATGGCGTCGTGACAATGTGCCATCTTCTAATTCATCATTGCATGTTTCACAGACTTCAGGATTGCCCCCTAAACTCCCAGTAAAAAAGAACAGCAAAAGTGAAAACTCTTATATCCGCAAGGGTAATGCCCTCATTAGAAATCCAGGCACTGGAAATCATCTTCATTCTTCTTCTAGTCTAGATTCTCAAAATAAGTTGAGTAAGCCTGTTATGAGGAGAAGCATGAACTTTGTCAGGAAAGTCGATTCAAAAGACGTAGCACATTCTCATATTTCAGTTGAAAGACCCAAGaccccacctttgccacttcacaCCAAATCCATCAGTTGTGCTGTGAATGTTTTGGAGCCATTGTCTCAAAATTTGCAGCAACAGGTCCTTGAAACTGAAAAGGAAGATTCCAGTGGGCAGGTTAACTCAGGTGCTGACAATCCAAGCATTATTAGTTCACACAAGTCTGAAGCCCTTGATGCTGGTAAAGCATTTTATGTTAGACCAAAGTTAAATCAACTTGTTGCTGCACAGGGGCAACATCTTGGTGAGTCGAGTAACATTTCCTTGGATAAGATTATGTTACTGCAGCCATCCGCAACATTTGATCTCTatttcaagaaaaggagaaatcAGATTATTTTGGGTCCCTCTACTTCTGATGCTCCGAGTTCAAAAGATACATCTCAGGCCGAGAATATAAAGTCAGGTGAGAGTAAAGTTCTAATGTCTGCATCTTCCAACAACAATATCACTGTGGCAAAGGACAGGCCGCACAAAG CTCTTCAGACAACAAATACTGTCAGAAGTTTCTCTCATGTCTGGACACTTAGTGGACAAAATCCTCGAAAGAAATCTTTTGTGGGAGCTAGTCATATGAAGGCCTTCCCTCGTATACTTCCATGGAAAAGAAAAATATTCTTCCAGAACTTCAGAGGCAGTTACTCTTCGTTGTTGAATACAAGCTCTATAGGGATAATGAG AAAATTATTGCAAACAAGGAAGAGAAGTACTATTTACACCGTCTCTACTGATGGATTCTCTCTTCGGAAATCTGGAGTGTTAAGTATAGGCAGGTCAAGTTTGAAATGGTCAAGGTCCCTTGAGAAACATTCTCAAAAGGTTAATGAG GAAGCTACGCAGGCAGTTGCTGAagttgaaagaaagaaaagagaaaagagaaaacgGCAGTCTCTCCGTAACAAGGGAAGGAATG ATTTGTGTTGTTTTGACTTACGGTTCATGATTCCCATTTTGTTTTCTGATCGATACTCTGCATCAGTTGCTGCCAATCAATTAACAAATAGCAGCAGAGCATCTTCAGATTCAAGGGTGTCGTCAACTTGCAATGA ATACGTGCGTGTTAACAAAGGTAACCAACTGGTCAGAAATCCGAAGAAAGTAATCCGCATGCTAGCAAGTGAGAAAGTTCGATGGAGTTTGCACACTGTTAGAAGACGGTTGGCAAAGAAGCAGCAATATTGTCAATTCTTCACTCGCTTCGGCGAGTGTAAAAAATCTGGTGGCAAGTGTCCCTATATTCATGACCGAGCTAAAGTGGCTATCTGTACTAAATTTCTTAAAGGCTTGTGTTCTAGTACTAATTGCAAACTAACTCACAAG GTCCTGCCAGAAAGAATGCCAGATTGTTCTTACTTTCTGCAAG GGCTCTGTACCAACACAGCCTGTCCCTATAGGCATGTGAAAGTGAACTCGAACGCCCCTGTTTGCGAAGATTTTTTGAAGGGATATTGTGCTGATGGTGATGAG TGTCGTAAAAAGCACAGCTATGTATGCCCCGTCTTTGAGGCGACAGGAGAGTGCCCACAAGAATCAAGATGCAAGCTTCATCACCCCAAGAAGAAAAACAAATCCAAGAGAAGCAAAGTAGACACCGTCCAAAACAACAGTTGGGGTCGGTATTTTGATACAAGCATTGGCCATGGCAGTGGAGGAAGGATAGTTTctttggaggaagaagagagacagAAACCAGAGCAAGTCTCTGGTGAGGACTTTGCTGACTTCATTGAACTTGGTGCTGATATTGAAGTCCCTGAAGATGCAGACGCTTCGGATGACATACAGCCGATGGAATTGGACTCAAGGAATCTCGAGATGCAGGCTGACAATCTTGACGCGATAATCAAGCCACTTCGGATCATGAGAACGGCAAGAGTTTGA